A region of Oxyura jamaicensis isolate SHBP4307 breed ruddy duck chromosome 5, BPBGC_Ojam_1.0, whole genome shotgun sequence DNA encodes the following proteins:
- the BET1L gene encoding BET1-like protein, with translation MAEWGRGQNGSGVEDMLDVENKRMADSLANKVTRLKSLALDIDKDAEEQNRYLDGMDSDFMSVTGLLTGSVKRFSTMTRSGRDNRKLLCSVSAGLIVVFFILYYLVSRAGT, from the exons ATGGCGGAGTGGGGCCGAG gtCAGAATGGAAGCGGTGTGGAGGATATGCTGGATGTGGAGAACAAGCGTATGGCAGACAGTCTAGCTAACAAGGTCACCAGGCTGAAGTCG CTGGCTCTGGATATTGACAAAGACGCTGAAGAACAGAATCGTTACCTGGATGGCATG gATTCAGATTTTATGAGTGTGACTGGCCTGCTGACTGGCAGCGTGAAGCGTTTCTCCACCATGACACGGTCTGGGAGGGATAATCGCAAGTTActctgttctgtttctgcaggactgattgttgttttcttcatccTCTACTATCTTGTGTCCAGAGCAGGAACTTGA